In the genome of Monodelphis domestica isolate mMonDom1 chromosome 2, mMonDom1.pri, whole genome shotgun sequence, one region contains:
- the AP2M1 gene encoding AP-2 complex subunit mu: MIGGLFIYNHKGEVLISRVYRDDIGRNAVDAFRVNVIHARQQVRSPVTNIARTSFFHVKRSNIWLAAVTKQNVNAAMVFEFLYKMCDVMAAYFGKISEENIKNNFVLIYELLDEILDFGYPQNSETGALKTFITQQGIKSQHQTKEEQSQITSQVTGQIGWRREGIKYRRNELFLDVLESVNLLMSPQGQVLSAHVSGRVVMKSYLSGMPECKFGMNDKIVIEKQGKGTADETGKSGKQSIAIDDCTFHQCVRLSKFDSERSISFIPPDGEFELMRYRTTKDIILPFRVIPLVREVGRTKLEVKVVIKSNFKPSLLAQKIEVRIPTPLNTSGVQVICMKGKAKYKASENAIVWKIKRMAGMKESQISAEIELLPTNDKKKWARPPISMNFEVPFAPSGLKVRYLKVFEPKLNYSDHDVIKWVRYIGRSGIYETRC; this comes from the exons ATGATCGGAGGGCTGTTCATCTACAACCACAAGGGGGAGGTGCTCATCTCCCGGGTCTACCGAGATGACATCGG GCGAAATGCCGTGGACGCCTTCCGCGTCAACGTGATCCACGCGAGGCAGCAGGTGCGCTCCCCCGTCACCAACATCGCCCGCACCAGCTTCTTCCATGTCAAGCGCTCCAACATCTGGCTGGCGGCTGTCACCAAGCAGAATGTCAACGCCGCCATGGTCTTCGAGTTCCTCTACAAGATGTGTGACGTCATGGCAGCCTACTTTGGCAAGATCAGTGAGGAAAACATCAAGAACAACTTCGTGCTCATCTACGAGCTTCTGGACG AGATCCTGGACTTTGGCTACCCACAGAACTCCGAGACTGGGGCTCTAAAGACCTTCATCACTCAGCAAGGCATTAAGAGCCAG CATCAG ACAAAGGAAGAACAGTCTCAGATCACCAGCCAGGTGACAGGGCAGATCGGTTGGCGCCGTGAGGGCATCAAATATCGTCGGAACGAGCTCTTCCTGGATGTGCTGGAGAGTGTCAACTTGCTCATGTCTCCTCAAG gGCAAGTGCTGAGTGCCCATGTGTCTGGCCGAGTTGTGATGAAGAGCTATCTGAGCGGCATGCCAGAGTGCAAGTTTGGGATGAATGACAAGATTGTCATTGAGAAGCAGGGCAAGGGCACTGCTGATGAAACAGGCAAGAG TGGGAAACAGTCTATTGCCATAGACGACTGTACCTTCCACCAGTGTGTGAGGCTCAGTAAGTTTGACTCGGAACGAAGTATCAGCTTCATTCCCCCCGATGGAGAGTTCGAGCTTATGAG GTACCGGACCACCAAGGACATCATCCTGCCATTCCGGGTTATCCCCCTGGTTCGGGAGGTGGGAAGGACCAAGCTGGAGGTCAAAGTCGTCATTAAGTCCAACTTCAAGCCCTCATTGCTGGCCCAGAAGATTGAG GTCCGGATCCCAACACCACTGAACACCAGTGGGGTTCAAGTGATCTGCATGAAGGGAAAAGCCAAGTACAAGGCCAGTGAGAATGCCATCGTGTGGAA GATTAAGCGCATGGCAGGAATGAAGGAATCCCAGATCAGTGCTGAGATTGAGCTGCTACCAACTAAcgacaagaagaaatgggcccgacctcccatctccatgaaCTTTGAG GTACCATTTGCACCCTCTGGCCTGAAAGTGCGATACTTGAAGGTGTTTGAACCCAAGCTGAACTACAGCGACCATGATGTCATTAAATGGGTCCGCTACATTGGCCGCAGTGGCATCTATGAAACCCGCTGCTAG